A single Arcobacter sp. FWKO B DNA region contains:
- a CDS encoding type II secretion system F family protein yields the protein MDNIIWFFIVVIPVLSVLLGYFVFDYYIENRKTQDIINKLVLENTKILNKNKQQERIDFKKTSWLKSKLNFAGFLHYGAEYIFIFITIAFAILAAVLVYLVVPHVITIVVCFFLFSLFPYIVLSKVISMRQEEFNVSLKEIIDKVTSMMKSGVGFEQSLKKAVATCKSDFTRDVFNIYINEKDIIGEVKAFEKMFILVDSKELRIFYLTIMIGRQSGGKFSNTLDKLRKTLQDQGELKQEITSSTKEIKVGTYMILALVVFIYMMMNTSLDNNLNEHFFGSTEGKIQMFFISLWVAFGLFVNNLLTKVK from the coding sequence TTGGATAATATTATTTGGTTTTTCATTGTAGTTATACCAGTACTAAGTGTATTGCTTGGATATTTTGTATTTGACTATTATATAGAAAATAGAAAAACTCAAGATATTATCAATAAACTGGTACTTGAAAATACAAAAATACTAAATAAAAATAAGCAACAAGAACGAATTGATTTCAAAAAAACAAGCTGGTTAAAAAGCAAACTAAACTTTGCAGGTTTTTTACACTATGGTGCTGAATATATATTTATTTTTATTACTATAGCCTTTGCTATTTTAGCTGCTGTACTTGTATATTTGGTTGTTCCACATGTTATTACTATTGTAGTATGTTTTTTCCTTTTTAGCCTTTTTCCTTATATAGTACTATCAAAAGTAATCAGTATGAGACAAGAAGAGTTTAATGTATCACTAAAAGAGATAATTGACAAAGTCACAAGTATGATGAAAAGTGGTGTAGGTTTTGAACAATCACTTAAAAAAGCTGTTGCAACTTGTAAATCAGATTTTACAAGAGATGTTTTTAATATCTATATTAATGAAAAAGATATTATAGGAGAGGTCAAAGCTTTTGAAAAAATGTTTATATTAGTAGACTCAAAAGAGCTGAGAATATTTTATCTTACTATTATGATAGGGAGACAAAGTGGTGGTAAGTTTTCTAATACACTTGATAAACTAAGAAAAACACTACAAGACCAAGGGGAATTAAAACAAGAGATAACATCTTCAACAAAAGAGATAAAAGTTGGAACATATATGATTTTGGCTCTTGTTGTGTTTATATATATGATGATGAATACATCATTGGATAATAACCTAAATGAACACTTTTTTGGTTCAACTGAAGGGAAAATACAGATGTTTTTTATATCATTGTGGGTTGCATTTGGATTATTTGTAAATAACCTTCTTACAAAGGTGAAATAA
- a CDS encoding CpaF family protein, with product MRSLRALIEDEEKKLEKENLFQKGLDEIEPSLELSTKIETIKQQSFNSKLRYPEIYVNKRLLDLAYKINDSFMANLKSDKKITKESLEEVLPEFISAFPETRGLSKEILDDIKTFIINFVIGYGPISTIFDLAKDGLNDVIVNTKDYIDIIYEGKTEITPFTFRSEEELRKVVDKMLAENNRKIDEAHPIISSKLNDGSRVEVQIPPIAANSGTCVTIRKFNDIPLLLESLIDSGQMDYKMAYFLAKVSKGKCNIIVSGGTSSGKTTFLNAITRFVDDNEQLMVIEDTKEMQPQMPCHSVRSYEARNANEEGKGAITLDFLLRSALRSSPRRIIVGECRGPEIVVMLNAMNTGHPGSMTTIHADNVKEALVRVENMYLEARPTANIGFIRAQIVSAVDIILQLVRFPDGSRKVIAISEIEKRMEDNGVISLNDIFKFKRDTTDMKKVKGKFEVLATPSRTLEQMNMFGVDLDKRVFDPNFEMTREMLIEELQKDLPSKMCGWKNEFLNVFTKRDPSFFHRWPHFQHML from the coding sequence ATGAGAAGCTTAAGAGCACTTATTGAAGATGAAGAGAAAAAACTAGAAAAAGAGAACTTGTTCCAAAAAGGTTTAGATGAAATTGAGCCGTCTTTGGAATTGAGTACAAAAATTGAAACTATTAAACAACAAAGTTTTAATTCTAAGTTACGATATCCTGAAATTTATGTAAATAAAAGACTTTTGGATCTTGCTTATAAAATCAATGATAGTTTTATGGCAAACCTCAAATCAGATAAAAAAATCACTAAAGAGTCCTTAGAAGAAGTGTTGCCTGAATTTATATCAGCATTTCCAGAAACAAGAGGACTTTCAAAAGAAATTCTTGATGATATCAAAACATTTATTATCAATTTTGTTATAGGGTATGGTCCTATTAGTACTATTTTTGATTTGGCAAAAGATGGATTAAATGATGTTATTGTAAATACAAAAGATTATATTGATATTATCTATGAAGGGAAAACAGAGATTACACCATTTACTTTTAGAAGTGAAGAAGAACTCAGAAAAGTTGTAGATAAAATGCTTGCAGAAAATAATCGTAAAATAGATGAAGCTCACCCTATTATATCAAGCAAACTTAATGATGGCTCAAGGGTAGAAGTTCAAATTCCTCCAATTGCAGCAAATAGTGGAACTTGTGTGACAATAAGAAAGTTTAACGATATCCCTTTACTTTTAGAAAGCTTGATTGATAGTGGTCAAATGGATTATAAAATGGCTTATTTTTTAGCAAAAGTATCTAAAGGAAAATGTAATATTATAGTAAGTGGTGGAACTTCTAGCGGTAAAACAACATTTTTAAATGCTATTACAAGATTTGTTGATGATAATGAGCAACTTATGGTTATAGAAGATACAAAAGAGATGCAACCACAAATGCCTTGTCATAGTGTAAGATCATATGAAGCACGAAATGCAAATGAAGAAGGCAAAGGGGCGATTACCCTTGACTTTTTACTCCGCTCTGCTCTTAGATCTAGTCCTAGAAGGATTATAGTTGGTGAGTGTAGAGGACCTGAAATTGTGGTAATGCTAAATGCTATGAATACTGGACATCCAGGCTCAATGACTACAATACATGCTGATAATGTAAAAGAAGCACTTGTAAGGGTAGAAAATATGTACCTTGAAGCAAGACCAACAGCAAATATAGGTTTTATTAGAGCACAAATTGTTAGTGCAGTTGATATTATTCTTCAACTTGTAAGGTTTCCTGATGGTAGTAGAAAAGTTATAGCCATAAGTGAAATTGAAAAAAGAATGGAAGATAATGGTGTGATTTCACTTAATGACATTTTCAAGTTCAAAAGAGATACAACAGATATGAAAAAAGTAAAAGGTAAGTTTGAAGTATTAGCAACTCCAAGCAGAACACTTGAACAAATGAATATGTTTGGTGTAGATTTAGACAAAAGGGTATTTGATCCAAATTTTGAAATGACAAGAGAGATGTTGATAGAAGAGCTTCAAAAAGATCTACCTTCAAAAATGTGTGGTTGGAAAAATGAATTTTTAAATGTCTTTACAAAGAGGGATCCATCATTTTTTCATAGATGGCCCCATTTTCAACATATGTTATAA
- a CDS encoding AAA family ATPase yields MTLKNYHSQLTLRMAKITLEENIKEMFELLCTLSSLNYLSYYKYNYEYNDFIYQFSVNNNCDIVIDEETYSRLNKFDFLIKKGGLVLGKVVISNKLKSNLSALKKTFNKIKRDLFKLYEVEKELIGTQSMFNIHLVHDQSLGEFANAMQNGLKGLFNVDIFLETSLNENLVSIKSKDIKHIVIYLISDEDTIVKSQELIKKLNELIIVIGPDDHKLSMLCGKLGIETYIPINQFRAENLKPIILQTRKKLINKNKSNNKIIALCGISGGIGTTTIAMNLASMMAKNMFDKNILYIDLSTTKAVSNLFLEQNPVPEKTIIDLVNSSEYDIAKNLENGLVEIKENFYAITGIQKQIDKEFLEKDVFITKLLDYIKQISSHFNYIIVDIGTADASHLKTTMYDLVNEIWLVTEMTLPHISKLKTFYNLLKRAGLKEKTSFLINRYDSECAISTDDILSILNMEEDEKLHFDFKIKNDYKTLGRAWNYCELACETSKDSVFVKSLEDILVKKHFFTQDIKNEKEKKGILSFLSKGDK; encoded by the coding sequence ATGACACTTAAAAATTATCATAGCCAATTAACGCTAAGAATGGCTAAAATAACTCTTGAAGAAAATATCAAAGAGATGTTTGAGCTTTTATGTACATTATCGAGTCTTAATTATCTCTCTTATTATAAATATAACTATGAATATAATGACTTTATCTACCAATTTAGTGTAAATAATAATTGCGATATCGTAATAGATGAAGAGACTTATTCAAGACTAAATAAATTTGATTTTCTTATTAAAAAAGGTGGTTTAGTTTTAGGGAAAGTCGTCATATCAAACAAACTCAAAAGCAACCTTTCTGCACTCAAAAAGACATTTAATAAAATCAAAAGAGATTTATTCAAACTATATGAGGTTGAAAAAGAGCTAATTGGTACACAATCTATGTTTAATATCCATTTAGTTCATGACCAATCACTAGGTGAATTTGCAAATGCTATGCAAAATGGACTAAAAGGACTTTTTAATGTTGATATTTTTTTAGAGACATCTTTAAATGAAAACCTAGTAAGTATTAAATCAAAAGATATAAAACATATAGTTATATACCTTATTAGCGATGAAGACACTATTGTAAAAAGTCAAGAACTAATCAAAAAACTCAATGAGCTCATAATCGTAATTGGACCTGATGATCATAAACTATCTATGCTATGTGGTAAACTTGGTATTGAGACATATATACCTATCAACCAATTTAGAGCAGAAAATCTAAAACCAATTATTCTTCAAACAAGAAAAAAACTTATAAACAAAAATAAATCAAACAACAAAATAATTGCTCTTTGTGGGATAAGTGGAGGAATTGGAACAACAACTATTGCTATGAATCTAGCTAGTATGATGGCTAAGAATATGTTTGATAAAAATATTTTGTATATAGATTTATCTACAACAAAAGCAGTAAGTAATCTATTTTTAGAGCAAAATCCTGTTCCAGAAAAAACTATAATAGACCTAGTAAATTCAAGTGAATATGACATTGCAAAAAACCTTGAAAATGGTTTAGTAGAAATAAAAGAAAATTTTTATGCAATAACAGGTATCCAAAAACAAATTGACAAAGAGTTTTTAGAAAAAGATGTTTTTATAACTAAATTATTGGATTATATAAAACAAATAAGTAGCCATTTTAACTATATTATTGTAGATATTGGAACAGCTGATGCTTCACATCTAAAAACAACTATGTATGACTTAGTTAATGAAATTTGGCTTGTGACTGAAATGACATTGCCTCATATTTCAAAACTAAAAACTTTTTACAATCTTTTAAAAAGAGCTGGACTTAAGGAAAAAACATCATTTTTAATCAATAGATATGACTCAGAATGTGCAATATCTACCGATGATATTTTATCTATTTTAAATATGGAAGAGGATGAAAAACTCCATTTTGATTTTAAAATAAAAAATGATTACAAAACTTTAGGGCGTGCATGGAACTATTGTGAACTTGCCTGTGAAACATCTAAAGATTCGGTATTTGTAAAAAGTCTTGAAGATATACTAGTAAAAAAACATTTTTTTACTCAAGATATCAAAAACGAAAAAGAAAAAAAAGGAATTCTTTCATTTTTATCAAAAGGGGATAAATGA
- a CDS encoding prepilin peptidase — translation MFVSIAFYTLSLFLIYFDCKKYVVPNELILTLFVFVILFGFFNSTLTMYNLLMPIALVFLFWFISKLNLGYIGGGDIKYLLIIAIYLEPLAFALFLVLSGLLQLLFLVFYKKIKKRRFAPMVPAMVLAVAFTEIAYMIGVYPL, via the coding sequence TTGTTTGTAAGTATTGCTTTTTACACTCTATCACTTTTTTTGATATATTTTGATTGCAAAAAGTATGTGGTGCCAAATGAACTTATTTTGACACTTTTTGTATTTGTTATTTTATTTGGTTTTTTCAACTCTACATTAACTATGTACAATCTCTTAATGCCCATTGCATTAGTTTTTTTGTTTTGGTTTATTAGTAAATTAAATCTAGGCTATATAGGTGGTGGTGATATTAAATATTTGCTTATTATAGCAATATATTTAGAACCTTTAGCTTTTGCGTTATTTTTAGTTTTAAGTGGTTTATTGCAACTTCTTTTTTTAGTTTTTTACAAAAAAATTAAAAAAAGGCGTTTTGCTCCTATGGTACCTGCTATGGTTTTGGCTGTAGCATTTACTGAAATAGCTTATATGATTGGGGTATATCCATTATGA
- the surE gene encoding 5'/3'-nucleotidase SurE produces the protein MKHILITNDDGYEAVGLKALVEALSPIAKITVVAPATQKSACGHSLTLTRPLRLVSIEDDFYKVDDGSPTDCVFISLHSLFKEGNKPDLIVSGINAGSNMGEDITYSGTASAAMEGVLHGIPSIAISQVCKDNCKDIENGWDFALAKETIVKIVKQILSSSYPLGERKFLNINIPPILPQECAGIKVTKAGYRLYGDDVHRHTNPRGEEYYWVGLHPLIWKPSDDNMCDFEAIKQNYVSITPVQLDMTSYNDIQKLGEWLC, from the coding sequence ATGAAACATATACTTATAACAAATGATGATGGATATGAAGCTGTAGGGTTAAAAGCTCTTGTGGAAGCACTCAGTCCTATTGCAAAGATTACAGTTGTTGCACCTGCAACCCAAAAGAGTGCTTGTGGGCATTCTTTAACCTTAACTCGCCCTTTAAGACTAGTAAGTATTGAAGATGATTTTTACAAAGTTGATGATGGGAGTCCTACTGATTGTGTTTTTATATCACTACATTCACTTTTTAAAGAAGGCAATAAGCCAGATTTGATAGTAAGTGGTATAAATGCAGGCTCAAATATGGGTGAAGATATTACTTACAGTGGAACAGCAAGTGCTGCTATGGAAGGTGTACTTCATGGTATCCCATCTATTGCCATATCTCAAGTATGTAAAGATAACTGTAAAGATATAGAAAATGGCTGGGATTTTGCATTAGCTAAAGAAACAATAGTTAAAATTGTTAAACAAATTTTATCAAGTTCTTATCCTTTAGGAGAGAGAAAATTTTTAAATATAAATATACCACCGATTTTACCACAGGAGTGTGCAGGAATAAAGGTTACAAAAGCTGGATATAGACTTTATGGTGATGATGTGCATAGGCATACCAATCCAAGAGGAGAAGAGTACTATTGGGTAGGACTTCATCCACTTATTTGGAAGCCAAGTGATGATAATATGTGTGATTTTGAAGCAATAAAACAAAATTATGTTTCAATAACACCAGTACAACTTGATATGACAAGTTATAATGATATACAAAAATTAGGAGAATGGCTGTGTTAG
- a CDS encoding murein transglycosylase A, whose product MKHFSIFFILVLFFGGCALKKDIEYEKLSFTEANLVEVPWENIKGFDTNDFESSFEVFKLGCTKSARFETLKNVCTLANTSTDPKGFFTSNFTPYKLYSDKGLDSGLMTGYYEPILNGSRTKSEIYKYPIYKVPNDIYVIDLSSVYPELGNYRLRGRIEGNKIVPYYSRSELKNIDESNFDTIVYVDSEIDLFFLHIQGSGKVKLEDGTIINVGYGMQNGHRYYSIGRKLIEIGALQKEDVSLQTISKWLEENPHMTDEILNLNQSYIFFTENTKSATGSLGIELKAQKKIAVDRRYIPLGFPVFINTTNPITKEPIDTLVLAADTGGAIKGEIRGDFFWGNTQEAKEAAGLMKEKVTMYLFVPNDLISK is encoded by the coding sequence ATGAAACATTTTTCTATTTTTTTCATACTTGTATTGTTCTTTGGAGGATGTGCTCTAAAAAAAGATATTGAGTATGAAAAACTCAGTTTTACAGAAGCAAATTTGGTAGAAGTGCCTTGGGAAAATATAAAAGGTTTTGATACGAATGATTTTGAAAGTTCATTTGAAGTTTTTAAGCTTGGATGTACTAAAAGTGCAAGATTTGAAACTCTGAAAAATGTATGTACATTAGCAAATACTTCTACTGATCCAAAGGGATTTTTTACATCAAATTTTACCCCTTATAAACTTTATAGTGATAAAGGTTTAGATAGCGGTTTAATGACTGGCTATTATGAACCTATTTTAAATGGTAGTAGAACAAAAAGTGAAATATATAAATATCCAATTTACAAAGTTCCAAATGATATATATGTGATTGATTTAAGTTCAGTTTATCCAGAACTTGGTAATTATCGTCTTAGGGGAAGAATTGAAGGAAATAAAATTGTTCCATATTACTCAAGAAGTGAATTAAAAAATATTGATGAGTCAAATTTTGATACAATAGTTTATGTAGATAGTGAAATAGATTTGTTCTTTTTGCATATTCAAGGTTCTGGTAAAGTAAAATTGGAAGATGGAACTATTATCAATGTTGGGTATGGGATGCAAAATGGGCATAGATATTATTCAATAGGGCGAAAACTTATTGAAATTGGAGCATTACAAAAAGAGGATGTTAGTTTACAAACCATTTCTAAGTGGTTAGAAGAAAATCCTCATATGACAGATGAAATTTTGAATTTAAATCAAAGTTATATCTTTTTTACAGAAAATACAAAATCAGCAACTGGCTCATTAGGAATAGAGCTAAAAGCACAAAAAAAGATAGCAGTTGATAGACGCTATATACCCCTTGGATTTCCTGTTTTTATAAATACAACGAATCCTATTACAAAAGAGCCAATAGATACTTTAGTGTTAGCTGCTGATACAGGTGGTGCTATAAAAGGTGAGATTAGGGGAGATTTCTTTTGGGGCAATACACAAGAGGCAAAAGAAGCAGCAGGACTTATGAAAGAAAAAGTAACAATGTATCTTTTTGTTCCAAATGATTTAATTTCAAAATAA
- a CDS encoding phosphatidylserine decarboxylase encodes MHSTNKISRMFGKFASYNFPRPIQNLINYSYVKLLGLDMQEFYPPSYYKSLNELFTRELKVPRVIDVSLDNFISPSDSFITSCGRLEKDSLLQIKGMSYSVSELLTNHISQENLLKVSDGEYMNFYLSPKDYHRYHSPYYAKVTKLIHIPAKLYPVNVPYLKKEQDLFIKNERVVLECFDENGRVFYMVFVGALNVGDMVFSFDNRVETNKDNKNIQVYEYENLHISKGDCLGYFKMGSTVVMIWEKDFVKLNNLENTKVSFGTIVADIENPK; translated from the coding sequence GTGCATAGTACAAATAAAATATCAAGAATGTTTGGGAAATTTGCAAGTTATAATTTTCCAAGACCTATCCAAAATCTTATAAATTATTCTTATGTAAAACTACTAGGGCTTGATATGCAAGAATTTTACCCACCAAGTTATTACAAAAGTTTAAATGAACTTTTTACAAGGGAATTAAAAGTTCCTAGAGTTATAGATGTCTCTTTAGACAATTTTATATCTCCATCAGATAGTTTTATTACATCTTGTGGTAGACTTGAAAAAGATAGTTTACTTCAAATAAAAGGGATGAGTTATAGTGTAAGTGAATTACTTACAAATCATATTTCACAAGAAAATTTATTAAAAGTAAGTGATGGTGAGTATATGAATTTTTATCTCTCACCAAAAGATTATCATAGATACCATAGCCCTTATTATGCAAAAGTAACTAAACTTATACATATTCCAGCTAAACTATACCCTGTAAATGTCCCTTATCTAAAAAAAGAGCAAGATTTATTTATCAAAAATGAGCGAGTAGTGCTAGAATGTTTTGATGAAAATGGAAGAGTTTTTTATATGGTATTTGTAGGGGCATTAAATGTTGGTGATATGGTATTTTCTTTTGATAATAGAGTAGAAACGAATAAAGACAACAAAAATATACAAGTATATGAATATGAAAATCTACATATTTCAAAAGGGGATTGTCTAGGATATTTTAAGATGGGCTCAACAGTCGTAATGATTTGGGAAAAAGATTTTGTTAAATTAAATAATTTAGAAAACACTAAAGTAAGTTTTGGCACAATTGTAGCGGATATCGAAAATCCTAAGTGA
- the dsbD gene encoding protein-disulfide reductase DsbD, which yields MIVSFGERLFKNIFLALFLFVSSLYANPFGLDSGGFLEPEEAFKTSVIKEGDYIEFEIVLAKDIYLYQDQLKVLITSPKQQNITDKIQLPEYKEYQDSKAIFDVANISVPISLVEDLVGSDAFALELNFQGCSSAGLCYSPMSIFYDQNLSQGDSPKETIQATQSQQTLSETDEIAQLFVGTNIYLVLATFFGFGLLLSLTPCVFPMIPIISSILVSAQNTTVGGLSSKRGFWLSFVYVFFMSLAYAIAGMMAGVFGANLQSALQNPYVLTAFAAIFVALAMSMFGYYELKVPSFIQSKINKTTDGQEKNGVLGVAIMGFLSALIVGPCVAPPLAGALVYISQTGDAFIGGLALFVMSMGMGVPLLVIGAGAGKFMPRPGGWMENVTKVFGVMMLGLAIWMLDRVLDPSVTLMLWALLLIGSSVYLGLFDPLKEGCQGAKKLKKVFEIVLLLLGASLFVGSLSGATNPVKPFEKFTSGVAISQEGLNFGEIKSVSQLQEIVNSAQKPVMIKFTASWCVSCKELENITLKDMEVIAKLKGYDLYKVDISDNTKNDKELLEYFGLFGPPALLFFNNATEEKGKRIIGYKSPKEFLEIVQ from the coding sequence ATGATAGTTAGCTTTGGTGAACGGTTATTTAAAAATATTTTTTTAGCACTCTTTTTATTTGTATCATCTCTTTATGCAAACCCTTTTGGTTTGGATAGTGGTGGTTTTTTGGAGCCAGAAGAGGCATTTAAAACAAGTGTTATAAAAGAGGGTGATTATATAGAATTTGAAATAGTTTTAGCTAAAGATATATATTTGTATCAAGATCAGCTAAAAGTGTTGATAACTTCACCAAAGCAACAAAATATAACTGATAAGATACAACTACCAGAATATAAAGAGTATCAAGACTCAAAGGCTATATTTGATGTGGCAAATATTTCAGTACCAATATCTTTGGTTGAAGATTTAGTTGGTAGTGATGCGTTTGCCTTGGAGTTGAACTTTCAAGGGTGTTCTAGTGCTGGATTATGCTATTCTCCTATGAGTATTTTTTATGACCAAAATTTATCTCAAGGTGATAGCCCAAAAGAGACTATACAAGCTACTCAAAGCCAACAAACACTAAGTGAAACCGATGAAATTGCACAGTTATTTGTTGGGACAAATATATATCTTGTATTAGCTACATTTTTTGGTTTTGGACTTTTATTATCACTTACACCTTGTGTATTTCCGATGATTCCTATAATATCAAGTATATTAGTTTCAGCACAAAATACAACTGTTGGAGGGCTTAGTAGTAAAAGAGGGTTTTGGCTTTCGTTTGTATATGTCTTTTTTATGTCATTAGCATATGCAATAGCTGGGATGATGGCAGGGGTATTTGGAGCCAATTTACAAAGTGCTCTTCAAAATCCATATGTATTAACTGCATTTGCAGCTATATTTGTAGCTCTTGCTATGTCAATGTTTGGATATTATGAACTTAAAGTGCCTTCATTTATACAAAGTAAAATAAACAAAACAACTGATGGACAAGAAAAAAATGGTGTACTTGGTGTTGCTATTATGGGATTCTTATCTGCGTTGATAGTAGGTCCATGTGTTGCACCTCCACTTGCTGGGGCTTTGGTATATATTAGCCAAACTGGTGATGCATTTATTGGTGGTTTGGCATTGTTTGTTATGAGTATGGGTATGGGTGTACCACTTTTAGTTATAGGTGCAGGGGCTGGAAAATTTATGCCTCGTCCTGGTGGATGGATGGAAAATGTAACAAAAGTGTTTGGTGTTATGATGTTAGGTCTTGCTATTTGGATGCTTGATAGAGTGCTAGATCCTTCTGTTACGCTTATGCTATGGGCATTATTACTTATAGGAAGTTCTGTATATCTAGGGCTTTTTGATCCACTAAAAGAGGGGTGTCAAGGAGCTAAGAAACTAAAAAAAGTTTTTGAAATAGTGTTATTACTTCTTGGAGCATCTTTATTTGTTGGGTCACTTAGTGGTGCTACAAATCCTGTAAAACCATTTGAAAAGTTCACAAGTGGAGTTGCTATTTCACAAGAAGGTTTGAATTTTGGTGAAATAAAAAGTGTCTCACAACTTCAAGAGATAGTAAACTCCGCACAAAAGCCAGTTATGATTAAATTTACCGCTTCATGGTGTGTTAGTTGTAAAGAGCTTGAAAACATTACTTTAAAAGATATGGAAGTGATAGCAAAATTAAAAGGTTATGATTTATATAAAGTAGATATTTCAGACAATACAAAAAATGACAAAGAGTTGTTAGAATATTTTGGGCTTTTTGGTCCACCAGCACTTTTGTTTTTTAATAATGCAACAGAAGAAAAAGGTAAAAGAATAATTGGTTACAAATCCCCAAAAGAGTTTTTGGAAATAGTTCAATAA
- a CDS encoding thioredoxin family protein, with amino-acid sequence MKKILGLIFVFSTFLLASSIQSVFSLEKAKEIAKKEDKLILAMFTMENCPTCEYMKDVAFEDKMLSGYINGYFVLYEIDYHKKDTFPQGLSAFGTPTFYILDSSGNRIGRAIVGGTTANVFLDKLKEYRK; translated from the coding sequence ATGAAAAAGATTTTAGGTCTTATATTTGTATTTTCTACTTTTTTATTAGCATCCTCTATTCAAAGTGTTTTTAGTCTTGAAAAAGCTAAAGAGATAGCAAAAAAAGAAGATAAACTAATTTTGGCTATGTTTACAATGGAAAATTGTCCAACTTGTGAATATATGAAAGATGTTGCTTTTGAAGATAAAATGTTAAGTGGTTATATAAATGGATACTTTGTATTGTATGAAATCGACTACCATAAAAAAGATACATTTCCACAAGGGCTTAGTGCATTTGGTACACCAACATTTTATATTCTTGACTCAAGCGGGAATAGGATAGGTAGAGCCATAGTGGGTGGAACAACTGCAAATGTTTTTTTAGATAAATTAAAAGAGTATAGAAAATGA